The DNA window AGGTTTACCACTATTAGAGGTGATTTACTCGAATTCATTTATACTCCCTCCAGAATAAATAATAAATGTGGATTTAGATTGAATCCACAATTTAGAAATCGGTCATTACCCTATACTGGTCGATTTCCGGTTTGTTCAAAACGTCAAGGAATTTTTCAGATACCTGACGGACATCTTTAGCATTGGTAATAGCCCTTCCTGCTACTACTATATCCGCACCAGCTTTTAAAGCATCTGGGATGGTATCAACACGTATACCACCGGCAACAGCAACCATTATCTTTGGAGAGAGTTCCTTAATCGCATCAATACTTCCCCACGCGTATTCAGTTTCTTCAACATCAATTGCCCGGTGAAGTTCAACCACATCAGGTAACTCATCCAGTTGTTTCAGTATAGACATCGGGTCTGGTTCATTAAGGGTATCCATTACCACATAGATGCCCGTTTTATGGGCCTCGTTAATTGCTTTGTTAATAGTTGACACAGGAGCAAGGGCGGAAACAACTATTGCATCTGCTGTGGCATCTGAAACCATACGTGCCTCGAGGTTTCCTGTATCCAGTGTCTTCAAGTCCGCTACTATAAATGCATCAGGTTTGACCTCTCTGAGACGGGAGACTACGTCCACACCATAACGTTTGATAAGAGGTGTTCCAGCCTCAAGTATGAGATGGTCACTCTGTGGCAGTTGAGAGATTATATTCTTCACTGCATCAAGGTTTGGATTATCCAGTGCAACCTGTAGATATGGTGGATCCCACAGCCTTGTTACTTTGAAACCCATGATTGCATGCATGCTCTTGTCCTTTTCTTCACACATTGTATCAACATCAGGGAACCCGTCCATTGCACGCTTAAGTGCAAGTTTGGTAGCACCGTAATTGTACCTGTAGATTTTATTGTAATCAGATGCTTTGGGATGTATAAATACACTTGCCACCAGTACAAGTTCCTCTGCTTTATCCTTTGGTATAACACCATCTTCTACTGAATCGGCAACTGCTTTTGCTACAGCAGCCTGTGCCGGTCCAAATACCTGTTCTGCCTGTTTCATATTTTGCACTGTAACCTTAGGCACAATCAATGTGGATGGTTTGGCGGGCAGATTTGGACGTATGACGGACAACATCGGGGTATGTCCTGCAGACAACTGTGTCATACCTGTAGCAAATGCCTGTCCGACTGGTCCATCCTTGTCACCGACCATAAGGTCTACATGTGCAAGCTCTGGTTCTTCACCTATTAATGCTTCTCCAACCAATAACATAATACACCAACATTTTTCTTTTTTTATATAGGTATGTATAAATTAGTTAATATTAGATTAATTTTGGACACGTATCATTCAAAACACACACATCACATCTGGGAGATACTGGACGGCATGTATTTTGTCCAAAGCGTACAAACAATTCATTGATTTTATTCCACAGATTTTCTGGAACTATTTTTTTGAGGTCTTTTTCTGTTTTTTCGGGTGTTTTTGTTTCTACCAATCCGAGACGGTTTGATATTCTATGGACATGAGTATCTACAGCTATTGCTTTTTTGGAAAATGCATATGTCAGTACACAATTTGCTGTTTTTCTACCAACACCCGGCAGTTTCAATAAATCATTAAGATTATCTGGAACCTGTCCATCATACTCGTCCAGAATCATTTCAGATATCTGTTTGATACGCTGGGTCTTTACACGATAAAAGCCTACATTTTTTATCAAACTTTCTATTTCATCTTCATCTGTATGAACCAGTTCATTAGGAGAATTGTATTTATTAAAAAGGGTTTTTGCTGAAGAATTTGTCACACTGTCACGGGTTCTCTGGGAAAGGACAGTGGTTATCAAAACGTAAAACGGGTCATTGTTTTGGTAATAGAAAATTTCTGGATATTCATTTTCAAGGCGGTGTAAAACCTCTTCAACATTCATTGTTCGGGTCTTAAATCACAATGGTATAAAATTCTTTGCTGTATAATAGGGTATTCTTGGTACAAGCCATTTTATAAATGAAGGATAACCTGAATTTCCTGTTACCAGATGAATAAACCTGTAAAGCATCTTCTCGTTGGTAGCAAGCATTTTTGCAAATATATCAGGGTGTCGATAAAACACTTTTGAAACTATATACGAATACTTTAAATCATCACCAAATTCATGCTTACATTTATCCTGATATTTTGAAAGCATAGCTTTTGAAAAATCATTTTTGTAAAAGGCATCAACAACGGTTTCAGCCGCTAATCTGCCAGACATTAAAGCATAATTTATCCCTTCACCCAGAAACGCATCTACAAATCCTGCAGCATCTCCTGTAAGTAAAACACGGTTATTGTATGTTTTTCTTTCAACACCACCTATTGGTAAAAAATGTCCACTGGGCTTTATGTAATCAAATCCAAAATTGTTTATGAATTCATAATATGATTTAAGAGAATCAGATGATTTCGCTGCATCAATACCTCCTATACCTACTGAAACATAATCATCCTTGGGAAATACCCACCCATAACCCTTTTTGATTTTATCAAAATGGAATTCCACAATATCTGGATAATTCATATCTATATACTCTTTTGACAATGGAATGTCTGATGCAAGTGAAAATGCCGTTTCATCAGGTTTTAATTGTGCTCTTACATATCGAGCACAAACACTGTTTACACCATCAGCACCAATCACAACTTTGGTTTTAAATACACCTGCAGTTGTGTGAATTTCAACATGATTGCTTTTAATATCCAATGATTTAACTCTTGTTTTTTGAAGGAGTTTAGTTCCTGAATTGACAGCTTTTGTAGTAAGATAGTTGTCAAACTCTTTTCTGGATACCATAGAAGCAATAAGTTCATCAGAACGGGATTCAAGAACTTGATTTCCATACAGTACTCTTGCTCCAAAACACTGTCT is part of the Methanohalobium evestigatum Z-7303 genome and encodes:
- a CDS encoding bifunctional 5,6,7,8-tetrahydromethanopterin hydro-lyase/3-hexulose-6-phosphate synthase; the protein is MLLVGEALIGEEPELAHVDLMVGDKDGPVGQAFATGMTQLSAGHTPMLSVIRPNLPAKPSTLIVPKVTVQNMKQAEQVFGPAQAAVAKAVADSVEDGVIPKDKAEELVLVASVFIHPKASDYNKIYRYNYGATKLALKRAMDGFPDVDTMCEEKDKSMHAIMGFKVTRLWDPPYLQVALDNPNLDAVKNIISQLPQSDHLILEAGTPLIKRYGVDVVSRLREVKPDAFIVADLKTLDTGNLEARMVSDATADAIVVSALAPVSTINKAINEAHKTGIYVVMDTLNEPDPMSILKQLDELPDVVELHRAIDVEETEYAWGSIDAIKELSPKIMVAVAGGIRVDTIPDALKAGADIVVAGRAITNAKDVRQVSEKFLDVLNKPEIDQYRVMTDF
- the nth gene encoding endonuclease III, with the translated sequence MNVEEVLHRLENEYPEIFYYQNNDPFYVLITTVLSQRTRDSVTNSSAKTLFNKYNSPNELVHTDEDEIESLIKNVGFYRVKTQRIKQISEMILDEYDGQVPDNLNDLLKLPGVGRKTANCVLTYAFSKKAIAVDTHVHRISNRLGLVETKTPEKTEKDLKKIVPENLWNKINELFVRFGQNTCRPVSPRCDVCVLNDTCPKLI
- a CDS encoding geranylgeranyl reductase family protein, whose protein sequence is MQDVIVVGAGPAGSTAAEYTAKAGLSTMIIEKDSLPRDKTCAGGISSQALKHLDYDVPVNLVKRQCFGARVLYGNQVLESRSDELIASMVSRKEFDNYLTTKAVNSGTKLLQKTRVKSLDIKSNHVEIHTTAGVFKTKVVIGADGVNSVCARYVRAQLKPDETAFSLASDIPLSKEYIDMNYPDIVEFHFDKIKKGYGWVFPKDDYVSVGIGGIDAAKSSDSLKSYYEFINNFGFDYIKPSGHFLPIGGVERKTYNNRVLLTGDAAGFVDAFLGEGINYALMSGRLAAETVVDAFYKNDFSKAMLSKYQDKCKHEFGDDLKYSYIVSKVFYRHPDIFAKMLATNEKMLYRFIHLVTGNSGYPSFIKWLVPRIPYYTAKNFIPL